A section of the Thunnus albacares chromosome 6, fThuAlb1.1, whole genome shotgun sequence genome encodes:
- the LOC122984575 gene encoding odorant receptor 131-2-like has translation MQNLTEFPLNATSHKSLSVIIKVCVVIPFFCVFLCCIVLMLHIFASHRQFLDTSRYILFAYMLVNDTLQLLSSVLLFLFVMGKVKFAIVYCVPLLFISTVTFQNTSLILATMSLERYVAIIYPLQCPATWRSDRIWIIILSLWLISCISPVIDHSIGKRYPAVDAFSTPVLCKPVVINLSPIQTLIKVAVSVLFFAVVAVIILFTYMRILLETRKMRQDRVSVSKAMHTVLLHGFQLLLCMLAYTLPITETLIVLHANWLPEDIAFFNYFCFILIPRFLSPLIYGFRDQSLRVYIGKTFLCCTNKVKPRVRGKPQDCFLN, from the coding sequence ATGCAGAATCTGACTGAATTTCCACTCAATGCAACATCCCACAAAAGCCTGTCTGTGATAATCAAAGTGTGTGTGGTTATCCCCTTCTTCTGCGTCTTCCTCTGCTGCATTGTCCTCATGCTTCACATCTTTGCATCTCACAGGCAGTTTCTGGACACCTCACGCTACATCCTGTTTGCCTACATGCTAGTCAATGACACCCTTCAgctcctgtcctctgtcttgCTCTTCCTCTTTGTCATGGGCAAGGTAAAATTTGCCATTGTCTACTGTGTTCCTCTGCTGTTCATATCCACAGTCACTTTCCAGAACACATCCTTAATCCTGGCCACCATGTCACTGGAGCGATACGTTGCCATCATCTATCCTCTCCAGTGCCCGGCCACCTGGCGCTCAGACCGCATCTGGATCATTATACTGTCTCTGTGGCTCATCAGCTGTATCTCCCCTGTCATTGACCACTCCATCGGGAAACGTTACCCTGCTGTGGATGCCTTCTCTACCCCTGTGCTTTGTAAACCTGTCGTCATCAACTTATCTCCAATCCAGACATTAATCAAAGTTGCTGTGAGTGTGCTCTTCTTTGCAGTTGTGGCTGTCATCATCCTCTTCACATACATGAGAATCCTGTTGGAAACCAGGAAGATGAGACAAGACCGAGTGTCTGTGAGCAAAGCCATGCACACTGTGCTGCTGCACGGCTTTCAGCTATTGCTGTGCATGTTGGCCTACACTCTCCCCATCACTGAAACTCTCATAGTGCTGCATGCCAACTGGCTACCAGAAGACATCGCCTTTTTCAATTACTTCTGTTTCATCCTCATTCCACGCTTTCTCAGCCCGCTCATCTACGGTTTTCGGGATCAGAGTCTCAGGGTCTACATTGGGAAAACTTTCCTCTGCTGCACAAACAAGGTCAAACCACGTGTCAGAGGCAAACCGCAGGACTGCTTTTTAAACTGA
- the p4ha3 gene encoding prolyl 4-hydroxylase subunit alpha-3 isoform X1, translated as MKCIACVYINWGLLASAVIPVSVGEMYTSLLNVKQAISVERKLINYLRTYIDHEVERLEDIKRFYAKVSDLHAQVYKGPAAAMANPLVAFTLIKRLHSEWLNVVYSNEAMENTQALRSSYEEEEAGLPKLEDLQGAAKGLMRLQDVYALQVASLARGRFQRVTNGKPIDICIPAVSVPLSGDDCFLVGKVAYEQEDYYHSVQWMEESVRLFRGTRGEWSPENEGTLEDALDHLAFSHFKTGNVSYALSLSQELLHHDPMNGRVLQNVEKYEKLLVTIPPKSIRSDGLRRPTSNYLRTRDTYERLCQTQGSQPMHFKNPRLFCDYFNNGSPGLLLQPVRREVLSLQPYVVLYHDFITDKEAEDVKRVAQPGLRRSVVAAGEKQATAEYRISKSAWLNVSAHSIVEKLDQRISMLTGLNVKHPYGEYLQVVNYGIGGHYEPHFDHATSPSSPVYKLKTGNRVATFMIYLSSVEAGGSTAFIYANFSVPVVEKAAIFWWNLHRNGEGDVDTLHAGCPVLIGDKWVANKWIHEYGQEFQHRCSLNPEE; from the exons ATGAAGTGCATTGCATGTGTTTACATAAATTGGGGTCTCCTGGCTTCAGCTGTGATCCCCGTTTCTGTAGGTGAAATGTATACGTCGCTGCTGAACGTAAAGCAGGCGATCAGTGTTGAACGGAAGCTGATCAATTACTTGAGAACTTATATTGACCACGAGGTGGAGAGACTGGAGGACATCAAACG TTTTTATGCCAAAGTGTCTGACCTGCACGCTCAAGTTTACAAAGGTCCTGCAGCTGCGATGGCGAACCCGCTGGTGGCATTCACTCTGATCAAGCGCCTGCACTCAGAGTGGCTGAACGTCGTCTACAGCAACGAAGCCATGGAGAACACACAAG CCCTCAGGTCCAGTTACGAGGAGGAAGAGGCCGGTCTGCCCAAACTGGAAGACCTCCAGGGGGCCGCTAAGGGGCTGATGAGACTACAGGATGTGTATGCTCTCCAAGTTGCGAGTCTGGCAAGAGGTCGATTCCAGAGGGTCACTAATGGCAAACCTATTGATATCTGCATACCTGCAGTGTCTGTCCCACTATCTGGTGATGACTGCTTTTTGGTTGGAAAG GTGGCCTATGAGCAGGAAGACTATTACCACTCAGTGCAGTGGATGGAGGAGTCGGTGCGTCTCTTCAGGGGAACAAGAGGAGAGTGGAGCCCTGAGAATGAGGGGACTTTAGAGGACGCTCTGGATCACCTGGCTTTCTCTCACTTTAAA ACAGGAAACGTCTCCTATGCTCTTAGTCTGTCTCAGGAGTTACTGCATCAcg ATCCAATGAATGGAAGAGTTTTGCAGAACGTTGAGAAATACGAGAAGCTGCTGGTTACGATTCCACCCAAATCAATCAGGAGTGATGGGTTGAGGAGACCTACTTCCAATTATTTAAGGACCAGGGACACTTATGAGAGACTCTGCCAGACCCAAGGCTCTCAG ccaatgcattttaaaaaccCCAGACTATTCTGCGACTATTTCAACAATGGCAGTCCTGGGCTGCTACTGCAGCCAGTAAGACGTGAAGTACTGAGCCTGCAGCCTTATGTGGTTCTGTATCACGATTTCATCACTGACAAAGAGGCTGAAGATGTCAAGAGAGTCGCTCAGCCAGGA TTGAGAAGATCTGTTGTGGCAGCTGGAGAGAAACAAGCAACAGCAGAATATCGCATCAGCAAGAG TGCATGGCTGAACGTCTCAGCTCACTCCATTGTTGAGAAGCTGGACCAGAGGATCTCCATGCTCACAGGTCTGAATGTGAAGCATCCATATGGCGAGTACCTCCAAGTGGTGAATTATGGGATTGGTGGCCATTATGAACCTCACTTTGACCACGCTACC TCACCTTCGAGTCCTGTGTACAAGCTGAAAACCGGGAACCGAGTGGCAACCTTCATGATATAT CTCAGCTCTGTCGAGGCAGGTGGGTCCACAGCCTTTATCTACGCCAACTTCAGTGTTCCTGTCGTGGAG aaaGCTGCCATCTTCTGGTGGAATCTCCATAGAAATGGTGAAGGGGATGTAGACACCCTGCATGCTGGCTGCCCTGTGCTTATTGGGGACAAATGGG TGGCAAACAAATGGATCCATGAGTACGGCCAAGAGTTCCAACATCGTTGCAGCCTGAATCCTGAAGAGTGA
- the p4ha3 gene encoding prolyl 4-hydroxylase subunit alpha-3 isoform X2: protein MYTSLLNVKQAISVERKLINYLRTYIDHEVERLEDIKRFYAKVSDLHAQVYKGPAAAMANPLVAFTLIKRLHSEWLNVVYSNEAMENTQALRSSYEEEEAGLPKLEDLQGAAKGLMRLQDVYALQVASLARGRFQRVTNGKPIDICIPAVSVPLSGDDCFLVGKVAYEQEDYYHSVQWMEESVRLFRGTRGEWSPENEGTLEDALDHLAFSHFKTGNVSYALSLSQELLHHDPMNGRVLQNVEKYEKLLVTIPPKSIRSDGLRRPTSNYLRTRDTYERLCQTQGSQPMHFKNPRLFCDYFNNGSPGLLLQPVRREVLSLQPYVVLYHDFITDKEAEDVKRVAQPGLRRSVVAAGEKQATAEYRISKSAWLNVSAHSIVEKLDQRISMLTGLNVKHPYGEYLQVVNYGIGGHYEPHFDHATSPSSPVYKLKTGNRVATFMIYLSSVEAGGSTAFIYANFSVPVVEKAAIFWWNLHRNGEGDVDTLHAGCPVLIGDKWVANKWIHEYGQEFQHRCSLNPEE, encoded by the exons ATGTATACGTCGCTGCTGAACGTAAAGCAGGCGATCAGTGTTGAACGGAAGCTGATCAATTACTTGAGAACTTATATTGACCACGAGGTGGAGAGACTGGAGGACATCAAACG TTTTTATGCCAAAGTGTCTGACCTGCACGCTCAAGTTTACAAAGGTCCTGCAGCTGCGATGGCGAACCCGCTGGTGGCATTCACTCTGATCAAGCGCCTGCACTCAGAGTGGCTGAACGTCGTCTACAGCAACGAAGCCATGGAGAACACACAAG CCCTCAGGTCCAGTTACGAGGAGGAAGAGGCCGGTCTGCCCAAACTGGAAGACCTCCAGGGGGCCGCTAAGGGGCTGATGAGACTACAGGATGTGTATGCTCTCCAAGTTGCGAGTCTGGCAAGAGGTCGATTCCAGAGGGTCACTAATGGCAAACCTATTGATATCTGCATACCTGCAGTGTCTGTCCCACTATCTGGTGATGACTGCTTTTTGGTTGGAAAG GTGGCCTATGAGCAGGAAGACTATTACCACTCAGTGCAGTGGATGGAGGAGTCGGTGCGTCTCTTCAGGGGAACAAGAGGAGAGTGGAGCCCTGAGAATGAGGGGACTTTAGAGGACGCTCTGGATCACCTGGCTTTCTCTCACTTTAAA ACAGGAAACGTCTCCTATGCTCTTAGTCTGTCTCAGGAGTTACTGCATCAcg ATCCAATGAATGGAAGAGTTTTGCAGAACGTTGAGAAATACGAGAAGCTGCTGGTTACGATTCCACCCAAATCAATCAGGAGTGATGGGTTGAGGAGACCTACTTCCAATTATTTAAGGACCAGGGACACTTATGAGAGACTCTGCCAGACCCAAGGCTCTCAG ccaatgcattttaaaaaccCCAGACTATTCTGCGACTATTTCAACAATGGCAGTCCTGGGCTGCTACTGCAGCCAGTAAGACGTGAAGTACTGAGCCTGCAGCCTTATGTGGTTCTGTATCACGATTTCATCACTGACAAAGAGGCTGAAGATGTCAAGAGAGTCGCTCAGCCAGGA TTGAGAAGATCTGTTGTGGCAGCTGGAGAGAAACAAGCAACAGCAGAATATCGCATCAGCAAGAG TGCATGGCTGAACGTCTCAGCTCACTCCATTGTTGAGAAGCTGGACCAGAGGATCTCCATGCTCACAGGTCTGAATGTGAAGCATCCATATGGCGAGTACCTCCAAGTGGTGAATTATGGGATTGGTGGCCATTATGAACCTCACTTTGACCACGCTACC TCACCTTCGAGTCCTGTGTACAAGCTGAAAACCGGGAACCGAGTGGCAACCTTCATGATATAT CTCAGCTCTGTCGAGGCAGGTGGGTCCACAGCCTTTATCTACGCCAACTTCAGTGTTCCTGTCGTGGAG aaaGCTGCCATCTTCTGGTGGAATCTCCATAGAAATGGTGAAGGGGATGTAGACACCCTGCATGCTGGCTGCCCTGTGCTTATTGGGGACAAATGGG TGGCAAACAAATGGATCCATGAGTACGGCCAAGAGTTCCAACATCGTTGCAGCCTGAATCCTGAAGAGTGA
- the p4ha3 gene encoding prolyl 4-hydroxylase subunit alpha-3 isoform X3 produces the protein MANPLVAFTLIKRLHSEWLNVVYSNEAMENTQALRSSYEEEEAGLPKLEDLQGAAKGLMRLQDVYALQVASLARGRFQRVTNGKPIDICIPAVSVPLSGDDCFLVGKVAYEQEDYYHSVQWMEESVRLFRGTRGEWSPENEGTLEDALDHLAFSHFKTGNVSYALSLSQELLHHDPMNGRVLQNVEKYEKLLVTIPPKSIRSDGLRRPTSNYLRTRDTYERLCQTQGSQPMHFKNPRLFCDYFNNGSPGLLLQPVRREVLSLQPYVVLYHDFITDKEAEDVKRVAQPGLRRSVVAAGEKQATAEYRISKSAWLNVSAHSIVEKLDQRISMLTGLNVKHPYGEYLQVVNYGIGGHYEPHFDHATSPSSPVYKLKTGNRVATFMIYLSSVEAGGSTAFIYANFSVPVVEKAAIFWWNLHRNGEGDVDTLHAGCPVLIGDKWVANKWIHEYGQEFQHRCSLNPEE, from the exons ATGGCGAACCCGCTGGTGGCATTCACTCTGATCAAGCGCCTGCACTCAGAGTGGCTGAACGTCGTCTACAGCAACGAAGCCATGGAGAACACACAAG CCCTCAGGTCCAGTTACGAGGAGGAAGAGGCCGGTCTGCCCAAACTGGAAGACCTCCAGGGGGCCGCTAAGGGGCTGATGAGACTACAGGATGTGTATGCTCTCCAAGTTGCGAGTCTGGCAAGAGGTCGATTCCAGAGGGTCACTAATGGCAAACCTATTGATATCTGCATACCTGCAGTGTCTGTCCCACTATCTGGTGATGACTGCTTTTTGGTTGGAAAG GTGGCCTATGAGCAGGAAGACTATTACCACTCAGTGCAGTGGATGGAGGAGTCGGTGCGTCTCTTCAGGGGAACAAGAGGAGAGTGGAGCCCTGAGAATGAGGGGACTTTAGAGGACGCTCTGGATCACCTGGCTTTCTCTCACTTTAAA ACAGGAAACGTCTCCTATGCTCTTAGTCTGTCTCAGGAGTTACTGCATCAcg ATCCAATGAATGGAAGAGTTTTGCAGAACGTTGAGAAATACGAGAAGCTGCTGGTTACGATTCCACCCAAATCAATCAGGAGTGATGGGTTGAGGAGACCTACTTCCAATTATTTAAGGACCAGGGACACTTATGAGAGACTCTGCCAGACCCAAGGCTCTCAG ccaatgcattttaaaaaccCCAGACTATTCTGCGACTATTTCAACAATGGCAGTCCTGGGCTGCTACTGCAGCCAGTAAGACGTGAAGTACTGAGCCTGCAGCCTTATGTGGTTCTGTATCACGATTTCATCACTGACAAAGAGGCTGAAGATGTCAAGAGAGTCGCTCAGCCAGGA TTGAGAAGATCTGTTGTGGCAGCTGGAGAGAAACAAGCAACAGCAGAATATCGCATCAGCAAGAG TGCATGGCTGAACGTCTCAGCTCACTCCATTGTTGAGAAGCTGGACCAGAGGATCTCCATGCTCACAGGTCTGAATGTGAAGCATCCATATGGCGAGTACCTCCAAGTGGTGAATTATGGGATTGGTGGCCATTATGAACCTCACTTTGACCACGCTACC TCACCTTCGAGTCCTGTGTACAAGCTGAAAACCGGGAACCGAGTGGCAACCTTCATGATATAT CTCAGCTCTGTCGAGGCAGGTGGGTCCACAGCCTTTATCTACGCCAACTTCAGTGTTCCTGTCGTGGAG aaaGCTGCCATCTTCTGGTGGAATCTCCATAGAAATGGTGAAGGGGATGTAGACACCCTGCATGCTGGCTGCCCTGTGCTTATTGGGGACAAATGGG TGGCAAACAAATGGATCCATGAGTACGGCCAAGAGTTCCAACATCGTTGCAGCCTGAATCCTGAAGAGTGA